The bacterium DNA segment CAATGTCGGTGAAACTGTGGGCAGCTGTGGCATACTGTTTGGGCCTGGTTTTTGTACAACACCGTATAGTACTGGCACAGAAAAAACCATTGATAGAAAAATATTTTTTATTCTTTTCTTCATATAAACCTTGCAAATTATTAGTATGAACTCATGTTACAAGGTCAATATAAATAAATACTTTTTGTTTGTCGATTTTTATTTTTACTTTTCTTTTTTCAGGAAAATTATAAAAATGGTTGCAAAACAGATTAAATTTCAATTAGTATATTTATATATACGTAATCTGCTACTGATGGTTGATCACAATAGAAAAGGTTAAAAAAAGTAGGAATTTTAAAAATGGCTTTTAATGCAGTTTATATCAAAAACAGGCGGTATTTAGTACTTTTTGGTATAGTTTTTTTTATCTCTTTTTTTAATAAAAATTTTTGCCAATATTCGTTTTACGATGATAATTTGACGGACACTATCTATTTTAAGTCAGAAGACGTACTTGAAAAAAGTGAAAAAAGACCTATTTTCGAACAGGTTGTATTGAATGCACCTATCTCAGATGGATCTACTGAAATATTAAAACGTAAAGGTATTTTAACTCGGTATGAAAATGCAAAAGCTACCATTATATTATGTCATGGTTTTACCTCTGATAAGTTTGATATGGGTGTTTTGAGACACCTGTTTCCAAAGGGGATGTATAATACGTTAACATTTGATTTTCGAGCACACGGTGAAGATGCGCATCAGCAGTTGTGTACCTTTGGAAAAAATGAGGTTCACGATGTTGCTGCGGCAGTGCATTTTGTTAAAAATCATCAGTTGTTAAAAGATAAGCCTATTTTTGCTTATGGTTTTTCGATGGGGGCGGTGTCAGCTATTGAATCGCAGGCCCGATACCAGAATTTTTTTGATGCAATGATTTTAGATTGCCCGTTTGGATCTTCTGAGACTGTTATTAAAAATGGTTTAAGTAAGATGAAGGTTAATCTCTTTGGCTATGAGTTTAAAATACCCGGAATATCCTTTTTAGAACGCTATGCGTTTAATCGATATGTTCAGTTGTTTATTAAATATGCGTTAAGAATAATGTCTCATTCTGACTCGAAGCATATTAACACCGAAATTTATCCATTATATCCAGCTGAATCGGTGAAAAAGATAACAGTTCCCTGTTTTTTTATTCATTGTAAGCATGATGAAAAGATACCAACTGACGATATTAGAATGATGTATGAAAATGCACCAGGGTTTAAGCGTTTATGGATAACCAATGGAAGAAAGCATTATGATTCTCTGTTTTACAATCCTGAGCGCTATCGCAAGAGAATTCGCAAGTTTTTAAAAAGTGTGCTTGATAAGTCATATATTGATCAGCCATCGTCTTTAATATGGGAGGATTCTCATGATGAGCTTGTTACGGCGCTCGTTGCGCCTGCAGCATAGATCTGTTACCTATGGATTTTTTCTTTTGTGGGGCACCTTTTTTGCGTCTGCTACTATTGAAACCGTTACTACTTCAAAACAGCTTCGTGCATTGCTGGTCAGTCATGATTATGTATGTCTTCTTTCAATTCCGCCGTCAATTGCAAAGGCAAAGCAGAAAGATCAGTTGAGTCGAATGATAAAAACCTTAGACAGGTTAAGTCATCGAACTGATTTTGAGTTAGCGCAAGTATGTTTTGCAAAGCTTATCTGTACTGATGAGTTATATAGAATGTTACAACAGTATTCGAATAATATTAATTTTCAAGATACGGTGACTTTATTGCTTTTTGTGAACGCTGAATTGGCTGTTGCTGGGTCAGAATATGCGATTTTATTAGATCCAAAAGGATACGTGCAGATTGAAGATTTTATTCAAAGTTATATTGGCAAAGATATAGAAAAAATGGTAGAGCAACAGCGTCAAGATCGAAAGCTTGCACGTGAACGAGCTCAGTATGATGATCGTGATGGGTTGCGTACCAATATTCATATTCATTATGGATCGCCCTTTTATTATCGTCCGTACTATTATTGGGATTGGCCATGGCTTGGGCCTTCGTATGGTGGATTTCACGGTGGGTGGTCGCATCATTCCGGTCATCATGGCCGAAGATAACTATTCTTAGATTTTTTTTATTGTGGTATGCTTTCTTGGCGTATTTTATATTTATCAGTACAAAGGAATCTATGATTTCAGTCACATTGGAACGTACACAGACTGCTCAAAAACAGTCTGGCCTGTATGTTCTTTTTTTTTATCAAGGACAGTCTTTAGAAAATCTGTCGTCTACATTACCATTCACTATTGATACGCTTGAAGCTTTTTTGCAGGCAAGAAAATTCATTGGCGGATCGGGTCAAGCAGTTTCATATCTTGTATCAGGTACTTCTGATACGCATGTTCTGTGTCTGGGATTAGGTAAGTATACGGTTTCGAGTAAGCTTTCTGTTGAATCATATCGTCGTGCGGTTGGTCAGGCAATAAAACAGGCTCGACTATTGCTTGTGTCTTCAGTGACTTTTATTATCCCTGATCATAGGTTATTTGAAGTAACGGCAGAAAAGCTTGTACATGAAACGGTTATGATTGCTCGAATGACCGAATATCATTTTGATGATTATATTTCAGATGAAAGTCGAAAAGAGCATCGTATTGACCTGGTCAGTATTGTTACGCCCTATTCAAATGATTATGATCTGTTACAAAAAAATAGTGATACTGCAATGATTATTGCAACGGGTGTTAATCGAGCACGGCATTGGATTGATACTCCGCCTGTTGATGCAACACCATTATTTATGTCTGAACAGGCTCGTCAAATAGCTCAAAAAGAAGGAATGAACGTTACCATCTTTGGTGAACAGGAGATTATTAATAAAGGAATGGGAGGACTTGCGGCCGTTTCTCGTGGTTCAGATGTTGATTGTCAGATGGTAATCATGGAATATAAGACAGCAAAAAAAGACGCAGAGACGATTGCTTTGGTTGGAAAGGGTATTACGTTTGATTCTGGAGGGCTCAGTTTAAAACCGGCAGCATCCATGGAAACAATGAAAGATGACATGTCAGGAGCTGCTGCAGTGATAAATACGATGAGTATCATTGCACAGTTAAAACCGGATGTGAATGTTATTGGTATTGCTCCCTTGTCAGAAAACCTGCCAAGCGGTAAAGCAACAAAGCCGGGTGATATTATCCGTTTTTATAATGGAAAAACTGCTGAAGTAAAAAACACCGATGCAGAAGGCCGCTTAATTTTGGCAGATGCACTTTCCTATGCGGTCAAACATTACAAGCTGGATGCGATTATTGACATTGCGACATTAACTGGCGCATGTGCTTATGCGCTTGGACCTTATTTTGCAGGTCTTTTGAGTCAGCATGATGAACTTGCACACAAAATTGAAAAAGCGGCAGATGTATCCGGTGATTATGTGTGGCGTTTGCCAATGACTCCTGATTATCAAAAAGCGATCAAATCAGAAGTAGCAGATATCTGTAACATTGGCGACGGGCGTATCAAAGCTGGTGCCATTACCGCGGCTCATTTTTTACAGAATTTTGTTGAAGACGTACCATGGGCGCATCTTGACATTGCGGGTGTTGCATTTGATGTGCCAAATATCTCCTATTATCGTTCAGGAGCAACCGGTGCTGGTGTGCGACTTTTTGTTGAACTGGTTCTGAACTGGTAAATTCTTGCTAGGCATGAAGGATATTTTTGATTCTTCATGCCTATTTTTATGAAGCTGATGACTATCAAAGTTAAGTCATTGATTATAGTTGCTGCAATAAAAAATCAGTCATAGTAATGTAAACGATCTGTAAACAAATCCTTCGGACAAGTATTGCCAGCTGTTTTGTAGCTCTCCATAATGGTTTCTATTTTTTTGCCTTGCTCGTGTGCTCCTGAATAAAAATAGATGTGAGGATAAATCTTTTTTCCCCATAAAGAAAACAGCTCTGTCTTCAGGCTTTCTTCTGATGATATCTTGCCTTCATGATGAAAATTGATCGTTAGGAATAAATCTAAAGGATTATTTTTTTCATACGCTTCTTTCAATGCTGCTAAATCGTTGTTTATAAGTGTAACGTTATTTGGAATATTCTTGTGTTTATCTATCATTTTTCTCGTCTTAGATTTGCTTTTTTCTGCATCAGATAGACTATCTATCTCTGACTTATACTGTTGTTGCGTACTTTCCATTGTCTCATTTGTAATTTTAAACTGAAGTAACCAGTTCAAGATAGTATTTACTGAAGTAACCAGTTCAAGATAGTATTTAATGGTATACCTTTTACTTCGGAACAAATTTTTATTTTGAATTCAGTATCATAAATCGGTGTTTTTGGGCAAAATTCAAAATTGATACCTTTTTCCCATTGGCCTTTAAATCCAATGCCGTCTGATAAAAATTTACTGAGTTTACACTTAAAACTTTCAGGTATAGCTACAGGTGTAGTGACTGTATCTTGAGTTATTCCTTGAGTAGCTTGAGCATGATTTTTTCGTTTTTTAAAATATTGATATTTATCATACGTATATAGCTATGTTAAAACAATATAACCGTGACATAATCTAGCAGCTTTTCTTGTTTGTTCTAATCCAAAATAACCTACCTGATAGCTCATTGAAAAAAGTAGATAGATGGTATGAAACAGATTTTTAATGATCATAATTTTATATTTCATTTTTGTGAGTTTGTAGCACTGAATAACAGTGATATGCATAATCGAGGCTCCAAAGGACTATACAGATAAGTACAGTCCAGCTACTGTAAGCAAATAGTAAGTTTGGTTTGTCATTTGGAATACAGTAATAATTGTCAATGTTTGGATCTTCGGTTCTTAATGTCCAATCTTTAAGGTTGTTTGAAAAAATAGTTTTTTTGAGTTCATTTGTGTTCTGATCAAAGCTTACGTATCTTTTAAATGTAAAATGATTAAGGTGTGTCCTCAATTTGAAATGAGGTAATGACGTTGCATTTTCACTACAAAATGATAAGTTTTTTGTATCAGAAATCAGCAACGAGGATAAGCAATGGTACGTCGAGTTATTACAGACAGTATTTGGTCACAACTAGAAGAGATACTATGTAAACATGGATGCCACCTGTGGGGCAATGAGCGGAATATAATGGAAGCAATCCTTTGGAAATTGCGGACTGGAGGACCATGGAGGGATATTCCATCCGAATTTTGTCCGTGGCAAACAGCATTTAATCGATTTAATCGTTGGTCAAAAAAAGGGCTATGGGAAGGTTTTTTTTATGCTACGAAAAGAAGTTGATAAAGAATGGGTATTCGCCGACGGAAGTTATGTTAGAGCTCACCAACATGCGACTGGAGCTCAGCGTGGTCAAGAGCGAGCAATTGGAAGATCCGCTGGTGGACTTACTACAAAGATTCATATGTGCACCGATGCGCATGGAAATCCGCTCAATTTTAAAATCACTGGGGTCAAGTGCACGATTCAAAGGTTGCAAACGAATTAATCGACCTGGCCGAAGGAGCGGAATATTTTATCGCTGACAAAGGCTATGATGCTGATAGTATTCGTATCTATGGACGGACAAAAGGAATGCAAGTAATTATACCAAAAAGAAAAAACAGCACTAGACCAGATCCAGAATTTGATGCTCATTTGTATAAAAATCGACACTTAGTTGAAAATCTTTTGCACGACTCAAGCATTTTCGTGGCATTGCTATGCGTTTTGAAAAACTTGCTAGAAACTTCCAATCTATGCTCTACATCGCATCTATGCACATATGGTTGAAGCTTTTATGCCCTACTAATTAAATTGAGGACACACCTTAATCACTTTGCCGCTTGTCAAACAAATACAGCAAAACATAGTGATCAAAGAACCTGACAGAGTAAAATTATTATAAAAATACAAGGCCGTCTGATTTTCAAAGAACTTTAACATGACATGGCAGGCACAGAATGGTAAAATGTAAAACCCTGAAATTGCTGTACAAAAGCTATCAAAAAAGTCGCCAACTGTTGTAACCCGTTGAGTCCATATGAAGGTATTATAATCATCTGCAAGTTCATCTGGATGTGGCAGTGAAAGGCGAGCTTGTGCGCTTCCGTGTAAATAGCGATGAAAGAATTCGTATTCAAAGTTACGCTCATTTATTTCTTTACATAGATAAAAATATTTATCGAATACAGTTTTCAAAGCTTCATCTGATGTATTTTGATTTTGACAGAGATAATGAAAGGTAAAACTAAATGCGTATATGAACGCTGGTAGTTCTGGGTTAATTTTATTGTATGTGTCACAATCTGTTTGGCGTAAGGATTGTGCAAGCTTATGTACATTGAACATAATAAAAAAAGGTGTTTTAATTTTTGTATTTACTAAAGATGGTAACGTAGTCCATGTATCGAAAATTAGTTCTTGATCATGCTGTTCATCCTTGTTTGGTCTATTAGAATTATACTGTGCTGGTCCAAATAATTGATTTGATGATCTATTTCTGATAAGGAGTTTAATGCCTTGTATCCTGTCTTTGTTTTCTAATAACGCTTTGCTCCACAATTCTTTTTTGAGCGAGTTTTGTAAATTTTGTATCTGTTTGTTATATGTAAGTTTTTCACTGGCGACCAGCTGTATCGTGTGCACGGCCATCAAGCAAAGTAAAAATATGTTACCTCTTGTCATAACGGATCATTTCATAAGGCTTCTGTAAAAAAGTAATAAATAACTGTATTTTATAGATTTCTAAAAAATAACATATATTTTACTTTTTTTACACCTTTTTTTTTGCTATCTTTTTGAACAAAAGGATTTTAAAAAAAGAGTAGTATGAAGGGCAAGCATGTCCATTTTGTTGGAATTGGTGGCATCGGAATGAGCAGTTTGGCTCATATAATGCTCAAAAAAGGTTACCAGGTGACCGGTTGCGACATTAATTCAGATCAAGAAACAGTATCATCACTCAAAGCAGCAGGCTGTGTCATTGAAACACCACATGGATCAGCATGTTGCTTTGATGATTCGATTGATATGATGGTCTATTCAACAGACACCAGGCATCCAATGCCAGAAAAGGACAGGGCGTTACGTGGCGGTGCAGCTTTGAAGCACCGTGCAGAACTGTTAGCTGATATCATGAGTCAAAAACAGAGCATCGCAATTTCGGGTGCGCATGGAAAAACGAGCACGACAGCCATGATTGGGCATCTTTTGCAGGTGGCGCACGCAGATCCGACGGTGGTGGTTGGAGGCATCTGCCCGCAGTGGAAAACGAATTTTATGTATGGAAAGAGCAATATCATGATTGCCGAAGCGGACGAAAGTGATCGTTCATTTTTAAAGTTGCCGGCTCAAACAAAGATTGTGACCAATATCGATCATGAACATCTTGAAACCTATAGTTCATTGCAGGATCGACAAGCAACATTTTTACAGTTTTTAAATAGTAATAATCAAAACAATAGTACTCATGTCATCTGTGTGGATGATCCATCGATTCAACAGATACGGCATCTGATAGATATCAATTATGTGACGTATGCAATTGATAATAAAGCCGATTTTTATGCAAAAAATATAGATCTGCAGCCCTTATCTTCCTCATTTGATCTGTATGTGTATGGTCAGTGCGTTGCTCGCTGTACATTGGCCGTTCCAGGAAAACATATGCTTTTGAATGCGCTTGGCGCACTGGCTGCCGCACGTATGTTCAGTTCAGTTTCCTATGAATACTTGGTTGATGGATTGAAGAGCTTTTGTCCGGTCGAAAGACGATTCACCATTCGAGGGTCATTCCATCATGCAACGGTCATCGATGATTATGCGCACCATCCGCAAGAGATTGCCGTTACCATTCAAACGGCATGTAATTTTGCCAAAGGGCGAACATTTGTATTTTTTCAGCCGCATCGGTTTACCCGTACCGCCGGTCTGTGGGATCAGTTTGTCCAAACATTCAGGCGTGAGCTTGCCAATGCAAAGCTTCATTTTTTCATGACCACCATCTATTCGGCCGGTGAACCTGAAATGAGCGATGTCTCAACAGAACGAATGGTCAAAGAGATTGACAACGGTCGATGTGCATTTATTGAAAACAGGACTGAGTCGATCATCAAAGCGTTGCCCAACGATTTGTCGGAAGATGATACGATTCTTTTTATGGGCGCGGGCAATGTAAGCAAACATAGTACGGAAATTTTTGCCTATCAATAAGGTGTGTCCTCAATTTAATTAGCAGGGCATAAAAGCTTCAACCATATGTGCATAGATGCGATGTAAAGCATAGATTGAAAGTTTCTAGCAAGTTTTTCAAAATGCATAGCAATGCCGCGAAAATGCTTGAGTCGTGCAAAAAGATTTTCAACTACGTGCCGATTTTTATATAAATGAGGATCAAATTCTGGATTTAGCCCAGTGCTATTTTTTTTTTTGGTATAATTACTTGCATCCCTTTTGTCCGTCCATAAATACGAATACTATCAGCATCATAGCCTTTGTCAGCGATAAAATATTCTGCTCCTTCGGCCAGATCGATTAATTCGTTTGCAACCTTTGCGTCGTGCACTTGACCCCAGTGATTTTAAAATTGAGCGGATTTCCATGCGCATCGGTGCACATATGAATCTTTGTAGTAAGTCCACCAGCGGATCTTCCAATTGCTCGCTCTTGACCACGCTGAGCTCCAGTCGCATGTTGGTGAGCTCTAACATAACTTCCGTCGGCGAATACCCATTCTTTATCAACTTCTTTTCGTAGCATAAAAAAACCTTCCCATAGCCCTTTTTTTGACCAACGATTAAATCGATTAAATGCTGTTTGCCACGGACAAAATTCGGATGGAATATCCCTCCATGGTCCTCCTGTCCGCAATTTCCAAAGAATTGCTTCCATTATATTCCGTTCATTGCCCCACAGGTGGCATCCATGCTTACATAGTATCTCTTCTAGTTGTGACCAAATACCGTCTGTAATAACTCGACGTACCATTGCTCATCCTCGTTGCTGATTTCTGATACAAAAAAACTTATCATTTTGTAGTAAAAATGCAACGTCATTACCTCATTTCAAATTGAGGACACACCTTAATATAAATCAGTGCGCAGTCTTCGATTTATTGATTTTTGTTATTCAGATAGAATAGATTAAAAACATAGATTAAAAACATGGTCATTGAAAAAAGGGATTGGTATGAGTGGTAAAGGTTGCGGCTATTTTAAAGCGGTTTTGTTTTTTTTCGCATTTTCCATTGCACAGGTTTGGGCTGGAGAAACGAATGAGTTTGTTTTTGTAAGAAATGGACTTAATACTGACTTTTTTAAACAGGCTGATCAGATCAAACAGTTTTTGGTGAAGACGTACAAAAAAGTACCAACACGTTATTATATATTAACAAAAAAAGGACAACAGTTTGAATCAATGGGTCTTTTAACGCCAGGCAATGAAAAAAATATGATTTTTGAGTCCATAGTTTATACACCTGATCATGATATAAAAATGTTTCAGCAGTGGTTTGACGGAACAGCTGTATATCTCAGTAGTAATAATCAATTAGTGATCAATAATAATGACTTTTCAGAGTCTATCTGTACCTCAACTCCATACAAGCTGGAAATACTATCCGTTACAGAAGACGATGAATTGATCAAGAGCAAGCGGAAGGCAGTGTATATTGTTGCAAGTAGTTGGCCAAATATTCATTTTGTGTTTTCAGATTATATAAAGGGTGGGTGGTCGCGTCTACAAAAAACATTTCCAAGATGGTTCAAAAGAACTAATCCTGAGAAAAAATTAGCAAAATGCACATTAAAAAATGCATACCTTTTGGACGTTGGTCAAGAAGGTGAAGGTCAATACATTATTTATGCTCAGATTCAAAAAAATACTGAACAGGTTGAGTTTAAAGATTTTTTTTCTCGTCTTCGAAATATTAAAACTGACTATCGTACTGTTACCATAAAAAATGGAAGATTACAAAGGACAAGACTTTTGAAAATATTTGTGACGTTATTTCAGCACAGAATGGAGAGATTAGGTTTTCAGATGCAGAGGATGATAAAGACGGAAAGGATGATCCTTTTTTGAGCACCTTGTGCACCTTCCAAAACGTACCGGTTGACGGATCACATGTTCCATTCGTAATCGATTATCGCAACGATAATCAATGGGCTGTCGTGTGTAAAAAGAAAGATGGGTATTATTTACATACAAATGCCAAATCTGGTGAAAAAACTATTGATCAAGAAGATGGCGAGGAAGGATCTGTAAAAGAAACTCCAAAAAAATTAAGTTTTAGTAATAGCAATGGCCAAAAATCTTTGCGACCAACTCTCCTTGCGGTGCATGCTAAAAGTGATGGAGGGGTTACTTTTTATTGCAAAGAAGGGAAGGGTGAGCTGGAAGGTTTTGCTGTCAACTTAGAGCCGTATGCTTTAGATAGTGAAGATGTTGATCAAAAAAGAACATTTGTCGGCTGCTTTACCGATCAAAAGCACATCTATCTGCTGTTTGTTGAAAGTTTTACAAGCATTTGGACTAATGCGAGTCAAGGAATACAAAAGTTTATTGTGCAGGTAGTTCCCAAAGATAAAGCAGTGGAAAAAACAGTACAACTGCCGATTAAAAAATGACTGTGTCAACTTCAAAGTCTCCCAATCGTTCTTTTTTCTCAACAATCTCAGGTCGTAAACTGATATCTTTTCTGTTTGGAATCAAACCAACACCAGCAGTTTTACACTTCCTTTTATTTTTTCCTGAATTTCTTTTGTCAATCGATAGGACCTACTACTTGCAGCGCTTCTTCTTTTCTGCTTCTTTTCTTCCGCTTCTTGAAATTTGTAGCCTTTTTTACTACTGTTACGCTTTATCTCTCGTGCAATCGTTGAGTGGTGTATGCATAACTTCCTTCCTATCCCTCTTCTACTCATTCCTATTGAAAAAAATACAACTATCTGGCATCCTATTTCATAGGTTAGGTGTGCGCCAGCTTTTCGACTAATAAATTGTCTCCTCGATTGTTCTCAGAGACTAGTTTATGATCACCTGACTTTTTTTCTAGTCAGTGTCGCATTTCACCCTTGAATGGTCCTGCATTTATTGAAAACAGGACCGAGTCAATTATCAAAGCATTGCCCAACGATTTGTCGGAAGATGATACGATTCTTTTTATGGGCGCGGGCAATGTAAGCAAACATAGTACGGAAATTTTTGCCTATCAATAATATAAATCAGTGCG contains these protein-coding regions:
- a CDS encoding alpha/beta hydrolase, whose translation is MAFNAVYIKNRRYLVLFGIVFFISFFNKNFCQYSFYDDNLTDTIYFKSEDVLEKSEKRPIFEQVVLNAPISDGSTEILKRKGILTRYENAKATIILCHGFTSDKFDMGVLRHLFPKGMYNTLTFDFRAHGEDAHQQLCTFGKNEVHDVAAAVHFVKNHQLLKDKPIFAYGFSMGAVSAIESQARYQNFFDAMILDCPFGSSETVIKNGLSKMKVNLFGYEFKIPGISFLERYAFNRYVQLFIKYALRIMSHSDSKHINTEIYPLYPAESVKKITVPCFFIHCKHDEKIPTDDIRMMYENAPGFKRLWITNGRKHYDSLFYNPERYRKRIRKFLKSVLDKSYIDQPSSLIWEDSHDELVTALVAPAA
- a CDS encoding leucyl aminopeptidase, which produces MISVTLERTQTAQKQSGLYVLFFYQGQSLENLSSTLPFTIDTLEAFLQARKFIGGSGQAVSYLVSGTSDTHVLCLGLGKYTVSSKLSVESYRRAVGQAIKQARLLLVSSVTFIIPDHRLFEVTAEKLVHETVMIARMTEYHFDDYISDESRKEHRIDLVSIVTPYSNDYDLLQKNSDTAMIIATGVNRARHWIDTPPVDATPLFMSEQARQIAQKEGMNVTIFGEQEIINKGMGGLAAVSRGSDVDCQMVIMEYKTAKKDAETIALVGKGITFDSGGLSLKPAASMETMKDDMSGAAAVINTMSIIAQLKPDVNVIGIAPLSENLPSGKATKPGDIIRFYNGKTAEVKNTDAEGRLILADALSYAVKHYKLDAIIDIATLTGACAYALGPYFAGLLSQHDELAHKIEKAADVSGDYVWRLPMTPDYQKAIKSEVADICNIGDGRIKAGAITAAHFLQNFVEDVPWAHLDIAGVAFDVPNISYYRSGATGAGVRLFVELVLNW
- the murC gene encoding UDP-N-acetylmuramate--L-alanine ligase, whose amino-acid sequence is MKGKHVHFVGIGGIGMSSLAHIMLKKGYQVTGCDINSDQETVSSLKAAGCVIETPHGSACCFDDSIDMMVYSTDTRHPMPEKDRALRGGAALKHRAELLADIMSQKQSIAISGAHGKTSTTAMIGHLLQVAHADPTVVVGGICPQWKTNFMYGKSNIMIAEADESDRSFLKLPAQTKIVTNIDHEHLETYSSLQDRQATFLQFLNSNNQNNSTHVICVDDPSIQQIRHLIDINYVTYAIDNKADFYAKNIDLQPLSSSFDLYVYGQCVARCTLAVPGKHMLLNALGALAAARMFSSVSYEYLVDGLKSFCPVERRFTIRGSFHHATVIDDYAHHPQEIAVTIQTACNFAKGRTFVFFQPHRFTRTAGLWDQFVQTFRRELANAKLHFFMTTIYSAGEPEMSDVSTERMVKEIDNGRCAFIENRTESIIKALPNDLSEDDTILFMGAGNVSKHSTEIFAYQ